TAAGGTGCTAATGAGAGATGATCTGAGGAGGGATTATGATGCTTCTGTAGGTCACCAGAGAGTACGATATGAAACAAATTACTCTGGCTTAAGTTATAGTTCATGGAAAGGACCCTTGAGACCCCACGCTCTATTTGTCGATGAAAATGCTTGCATAGGTAATTTCCCTACTCAAAATTCGGATATTTTTTCTGTCATTATTGTCCAATCAGGGACCTTTTTTCTCTGAACGTGCAATTGAACTGTTGGTAGGGTGCAGAGAATGCACACACTATGCAAGTAACACATTCGAAATGGATGAAGCTCTTGGGTGTGCCAGAGTCAAAGTACAATATGGCGATGATGACCAAAATATAGAGGTAAAGCAAGTCATATCATGGTTTGAATCCTGCTATAAAGGTTCTGCACCTGGGGATGACTCCAAAACTTGCAGGTATCTGTCGATTCATGCCCTGTCAACTGCATCCATTGGGTAGATAGAGAAGACTTGGCAGTATTGGAGTTCCTGATTCAGCCTCAGCCGAAAGAAGGgtatggtgtatttggaggaGGTTGGGAAAGACCCGCAAATGTTTTCATGGCAGCCAACTCCTTCAGCAAGCAGTTGAAACAGGAGGCTGGCACTCCAAGAAATGGTAAGAACTTTAATCTCTATACGATCTTATTAGATAGACTGTAACTCATACAACAGGGTAAAGATGCTTATAGCATGCAGCATTGTGCTGTGTTCTCAAGTAATTGAGCTCTAATTTCAGCACGGGCGACTGCTGATGAAGAAACGCCTGCTCAAGCTGAGGCCCGAGCAAACGCCAGCATGAAAATAAAGATGGAGAGAATTTCAAGGCTTTGGAACTGGGTGAACGAAATTCTTGGATAAGACATGTTGAACAGACGAAATTCTTGGATAAACATGTTGAACAGAGACTGAACTATGCAATGCGAAGCAAAACGTCATTTGATCAGATATTATCCGGGAGAAGCATAGAGGTGGCATTTACAGACAACTCTTCGATTATGCGAACCAACTTAATTCACGTCGGATGCGCCAGAAGAAAAGAGGAAGAGGTGCGCTGATGGCAGCTTGCGTCTATCTGAAAATAGAACTAAGGGTAAGAGCGGTGGTTACATATCGTGTATATATGAAAACATAACCAAGTATAGGAAGAAGTGGCTGATTACCACTTTCGTGTATGTGAAAATAGAACTATGTTTTATTCCATCATTATGATGACAAATCTTCAATAATATGTACCATGGCTGTGCCATTGCTACGTAATAATGCTTAGAAGTCCAACACTTAATAACATGACGTAAGTACCAGGTACAATAACGAATCAAACACAGTCAATGTTATTTCACTATTCCATCTAACACAACCACATCAAGAAATTCGCAGTCGCTGCAACTCCATTAGAGCATTTTCTCCAGTCAGTCTCACAGCAACATAGCAAACTCAGGTGATACGAAGCAATCAGATAACATTTAATTGGAAGAACATAAGATCAGCAAAGATAAGTAGCAACATCCCATAACTCTTCACTTTAACGACATTCATCAGAAACAACCCTCCATATGGGCTTGACAAGAGCTTCCATTTCACCCGATTTCCTCCAGATAATAGCACACCTAGTCACAGCCAAAACACAATTGCTTGACTCCTACGTATGTAATAACCAGATTCTTCTATCATATTTCATGCTGAAATGGCCCCCCACCATAAGAGAGCCCCATACAATACGGTTTtgtaatttatacatttaatagAGCCTGCATTTGCTTGTACCAGCACAAACAGAACACTCGTCTGTATCTCCTGCTACATGGCTTAAACAGTGTTGAATCCTGTCATCCACGACATCCTGCAATCacaaactttttaaatttagaatgaaATACTCGCTGCCCATACATAAACATAACCAACAAGAACAGTACAAGCAGGAATTCCTCTAGAGTGCCCACACAAGTGCTAATTCTCGtcaaaaaagtttttttctttttttttttaaagttaggTCATAGGATTTactatttagagagagagagagaggggggggggggggggggggggggaagtcaATGAACATTTGCAGAAGATACTTTCTGTGTAACCGATCTAAAAAGACCATCAACAGCTATAAAACTAGAGCACGTGGCCCAATCATAAAGTTGAGCCCgtttgaagtttgaaattttggcagagcttaagaaaaaaaatttctgacATCACCCCTGTAGAAAGGGGCAAGAGGAGAATTAATACCACAAGAAGATCGTGAAGACCAAGAGGTGCAGTTATAATATATGAAACACGGGGGTGTTCTTTGGCAGCTTCAGCAGTCAAGGAAGGAATATCCTGCAAAATTACATACAGCAGAAAGCAATTAATCAGGGCTCCTAAATCTATCTTTTATGATATTGAACATTCTAGAAATCAATCCTAATTGAAATCCACAATCAAGTTATCCAAGAGGTAAGCTGAGGTACCTGATGCCAATGTCATCCAGGGAAGAGAAAAAATGGGCTTACAATCACTCGATTTGCACCTTGTTGAACACAAGAACCAAAGGCATCCCTTATAGATGGTTCTGCCAACTCCTAGTCATATTGGAAATAGCTGAACAAATGAGGAACCAGGTTTGAGgactgaaaaataaaagcacCATGCAAAGCAAGAAAGCACTGTGTTTGCCTCAAAAGTCAAAGAGCACCAAGAAATGTTGCTACATGCACCAAAACCTAACAACAATAATGAATACATCAACCATTTACAAAAGGGAAACTAATATGAAGTTTTATTATGGTTttcaaaataaagcaaaatgGTTCACTTAGAATCCATTTACATCACAAGTGTACACTAAACAATCTGTATGTCGAGCTCACAAAGACCTACGGGCAATCAATGAAAGTTCTGGCAAATCCAAATTGTACTCATAATGGGCAAATCTTTGGGCACAGAAGCATAGCTGAAACTGAAATATTTCTGTTTTCCTCGATTTTCATCAAGTAGAAACAAGAATGGACGTAAGAGAAACAGTTGCTCCGTGTTTGGAAAGAGATGATGAGAGAACCTAGAAATCTCCCAGAAATCTCATGTtagaaacccaaaagaaaagTTCTGTAAATCTCCAAATAGTACAGGATGACTTCTTTTAAGCTGGCCGTAATGTAGTTCATCTAGCAGTGAGCTTCACTGCAATGATAATAGCCACCTTTGCAAAATTACCACTATCAGCAAACAAGGGATGTGCACATTTTACCGAATCTTATGTTCTATAACAAGAAATGGATTCCTAAAGCGTTGCACTGTCAAAAGAGATACGAAAATATTAGTGTGTGCTGCTATATGATCCTTTAACTGTATTGCAGACAACATAAGTTCCCACCAAGATTGCACGGCATTTTTAAGCAACCTGCACATTGAATATGGAAATAATGCTGCCTGGTTGAAACAAGTATAAAGAACAATAGATTTATAAGCAAACTCCTCATAATTCCCATTTGATTATGGAGGCACTGAAAAAAGGAAGGTAATGGGCTACCATTTCCTTTTCCATGGAAATAGATGTGCACAAATGCACCAAACAAGCTAAATACTTTTTTTGagaagtaaataaattatattatcaaaagtaGGCAAAAGCCTGATACAATGTTTAGTTGCCATAGCTAGGTATGATCAATGGATATAAGGAAATCATGTAACCCTAAACCATTGAAATCGACCGCTATGGTCCAAGTACAAAGAGCCAAACAAGCTAAATACTTCTATATTGTACAAacataaaatttgataaataagtTGTGACacctcatatgataaggataaggataAGTGTTGTATGGGATCCTGCGTTACTTgtgaatgagaagttcttactctttgtAAGATTCCAACAAGGCTCAAATTGTATCATTTATTGATCCTTTTAAAGTATAagtcatgtggtttgggccttctattGGGACATTAAATAAGTATATTGCTTGAGCTGGTAAATTCAAGCAAGATAACATTGTGGTAATTGGAGTGAGAGATTATTGAAAAGCGCACTAACAAAAACACGAAATACTGTACAAGGATAGTCTCGAAGTGAGAAAGGCCCACAAAAAATTTAATGCAACTTCATAAAACTCATAAAAAGCTATGCATCAAGTAGCACCAAAAGAACCTACAACTTTGAAATCTAACCGTGTCAAAACAACACAATAAACGACTAAACTTTCATATAAGCTTCATAAACAACACGTGAAAGGCTAATGAAATAAAACAGCCTGCCTCTGCAACTTctctcttttaataaaatttgtatGTCTTCCTAAAAGAAAACAAGACCCATTGTCTTAAATTCTTTTccttctccaaaaaaaaaaagaacgaataaataaatagataataccATATGAGCTGGTTCTACAATTGGGTAACCAGTTTTGTCTCTGAACATTGTCACGAACTCATCTGAAAATTCATATATAAGAGTAAATAGTGAACTCAATACCAAAAAACTAAAAGCCAAACCCAGATTCACTGTTCTCTAGATGAATAAGTTAAGCGAATAATTAGACTTTTTCCGAATTATAAACTTGAAAAAGCAAATACCAAAACTATAACTGTGATGGGCAAAAATCAAGACTTGTAGACAGGAGGAACTAAGTTTAGAACTTACTTAGCATGAGATTCGATTCCTTGCGCCGCGAACCATGGTCAACAATGATCACGCCGTCTCTCTCACCAACCT
This is a stretch of genomic DNA from Carya illinoinensis cultivar Pawnee chromosome 3, C.illinoinensisPawnee_v1, whole genome shotgun sequence. It encodes these proteins:
- the LOC122302616 gene encoding chaperone protein dnaJ C76, chloroplastic-like; the protein is MPLSVVSIIPISVPIVSQVHGRFDTNKSMSRWRHRCSVTRCCNNRRAEGRARAGKNYYELLGVSVDSNAQEIKEAYRKLQKKYHPDIAGQKGHEHTLLLNEAYKVLMRDDLRRDYDASVGHQRVRYETNYSGLSYSSWKGPLRPHALFVDENACIGCRECTHYASNTFEMDEALGCARVKVQYGDDDQNIEVSVDSCPVNCIHWVDREDLAVLEFLIQPQPKEGYGVFGGGWERPANVFMAANSFSKQLKQEAGTPRNARATADEETPAQAEARANASMKIKMERISRLWNWVNEILG